From Microcaecilia unicolor chromosome 11, aMicUni1.1, whole genome shotgun sequence, the proteins below share one genomic window:
- the LOC115480987 gene encoding LOW QUALITY PROTEIN: uncharacterized protein LOC115480987 (The sequence of the model RefSeq protein was modified relative to this genomic sequence to represent the inferred CDS: inserted 4 bases in 3 codons; deleted 1 base in 1 codon), giving the protein MLKKGKKSKSHQEAVQAQLPQLFAIPGWDKYPYQALATEWVTDTGLSENWEVCLGEGTCEDVLKCLQNAPVVKGKELRTVGRRGWILLSAYRLMHQQNLLLQEKLLESQAEILTLKSDLVMSQCQGKLMMDKCMGYQQIAERAAVRVAQYKYRKRRGRVSKVKVAKVMATATQNPNGWDPETWDGDIWSSTPENESGGEESAAPEMKPIIRRRAQLGGAAPVCMDLAEDYTQQEILNIMQQFQQRPNETLIAWFKGPKCNIVGLGGKSIPAVETQLAMQIGDLQLQKYAVMITPVPEYIIGMDILRGLKLTIERGSWQFGTSPAVPRRWKYISTYNVHAVLLGKIVDEPLTIPAATQLVAQKQYRIPGGIAEITXEVGVIVPVTTKWNNPVWPVKKSDGSWRMTVDYRQLNKVTPPVAAAVPDIVTLIENIQNRKGKWYAVIDLANAFFTIALKEEFWEQFAFTWQGRQYTFTRLPQGWLHSPTICHRVVAQHLDALSLPPGLELTHYIDDILIQGDTEELVASGLEQLVQHMKNKGWEINPAKIQGPAQTVKFLGINWNKGHQEITEKALNKIXKQQTQKFIGLFGFWRKHIPHLGQVLQPLYRVTRKKCVFQWGATEQQAFDQAKLVVQQSVSLWPIRANDPIELQVSVHAEYANWSMWQKQDGKRCPLGFWTRRLPDAAQRYIPFEKQLLACYWALVESEQLTLGHEVILRPEIPILTWINSEPHTHKIGHAQEASIIKWKWYIQNRQTKSGPNGVSQLHEQIAQIPVGEGEEVLVSGGGSGSATHRVAKWGVPYDQLTIDQRQYAWFTDATAKYTDGKRAWKSVAYNPHTXTDIAEHGSSQYAELYAVYLVLKQNAPEAYIYTDSWAVANGLTTWLPTWKQNDWYIHTKLVWGSQLWQEISEFLQSTSVYVYHVDAHVSPITSDHIFNQTADSLATIHTNVITGTDDSTIHRGEEETGIASWAHQKCGHLGEQATYHWARQRGAYCFSVWVARTPSEWVLGVTSRVHYWWSNKNNSTLQQDNYTCHTACPEAFLLFPLWPPHLWFL; this is encoded by the exons atgttgaagaaagggaagaagagcaaATCTCATCAGGAGGCTGTGCAGGCACAGCTTCCGCAGCTGTTTGCAATTCCTGGATGGGATAAATACCCATATCAGGCATTGGCAACAGAATGGGTGACAGATACGGGGTTGAGTGAGAATTGGGAGGTATGTTTAGGAGAGGGAACGTGTGAGGATGtgttgaaatgtttacaaaatgcccctgTGGTTAAAGGGAAAGAGTTAAGAACGGTGGGTCGGAGAGGGTGGATTTTGTTGTCGGCATATCGCCTGATGCACCAGCAGAATCTGTTATTACAAGAGAAGCTGTTGGAATCACAGGCTGAGATTCTGACATTGAAAAGCGACTTGGTAATGTCACAGTGTCAGGGCAAATTGATGATGGATAAGTGTATGGGGTACCAGCAAATTGCTGAGCGGGCGGCGGTGCGAGTAGCGCAGTATAAGTATCGGAAAAGGAGAGGGCGTGTGAGTAAGGTAAAGGTTGCAAAGGTGATGGCTACTGCCACACAGAATCCTAACGGATGGGATCCTGAGACGTGGGATGGGGATATCTGGTCTTCCACACCCGAGAATGAGTCAGGGGGTGAGGAAAGTGCTGCTCCGGAAATGAAGCCGATAATTCGGCGACGAGCACAGTTGGGTGGGGCAGCACCAGTGTGCATGGATTTAGCAGAAGACTACACGCAACAAGAAATTCTCAATATCATGCAGCAATTCCAGCAGCGTCCAAATGAAACCCTTATTGCTTG GTTTAAAGGACCAAAGTGTAATATTGTAGGACTCGGGGGGAAGAGTATTCCTGCAGTGGAAACACAATTGGCTATGCAAATTGGGGATTTACAGCTCCAAAAGTATGCTGTAATGATTACGCCAGTGCCAGAATATATAATTGGTATGGatattctgagaggtttaaaacttACTATTGAACGGGGAAGTTGGCAATTTGGAACGTCTCCCGCAGTTCCCCGGCGTTGGAAGTATATTTCCACTTATAATGTTCACGCAGTATTACTGGGAAAAATTGTTGATGAGCCTCTCACCATACCAGCCGCCACTCAATTAGTTGCACAAAAGCAATATCGGATTCCTGGTGGTATTGCAGAAATTAC AGAGGTAGGGGTCATTGTCCCAGTTACTACCAAATGGAATAATCCAGTATGGCCAGTGAAGAAATCTGATGGATCCTGGCGGATGACAGTAGATTACCGTCAATTGAATAAGGTTACACCCCCCGTTGCA GCTGCAGTCCCCGACATTGTGACTTTAATTGAgaacatacaaaatagaaaaggaaaatggtatgcagtgatagatttagcaaatgccttctttacaatagccttaaaagaggaattttgGGAGCAATTTGCATTTACGTGGCAGGGAAGGCAGTACACTTTTACACGGTTGCCACAGGGATGGTTGCATAGTCCTACAATTTGTCATAGGGTGGTAGCGCAACATCTAGATGCACTATCGTTGCCACCAGGTCTAGAGTTAACCCACTATATTGATGACATACTAATCCAAGGGGATACAGAGGAGTTAGTGGCCTCTGGGCTAGAACAACTAGTACAACACATGAAGAATAAGGGTTGGGAAATTAACCCAGCAAAAATCCAGGGACCCGCCCAGACAGTGAAGTTTCTGGGAATTAATTGGAATAAGGGACACCAGgaaattactgagaaagcactaaacaaaa gcaaacagcaaacacagaaatttattgggttgtttggattttggcgtaAACATATCCCACACTTGGGGCAGGTGTTACAGCCATTATACAGAGTAACACGAAAGAAATGTGTATTTCAGTGGGGTGCTACAGAGCAACAGGCTTTTGACCAAGCCAAGTTAGTAGTACAACAAAGTGTCAGTCTGTGGCCAATACGTGCCAATGATCCAATTGAATTACAAGTATCAGTGCATGCAGAGTATGCCAATTGGAGCATGTGGCAGAAACAAGATGGGAAACGTTGTCCGTTAGGATTTTGGACACGTAGATTACCCGATGCAGCTCAACGATATATACCCTTTGAGAAACAATTGTTGGCttgttattgggctcttgtggaaAGTGAACAACTAACTTTGGGGCATGAAGTAATTTTGagaccagaaattccaattttaacTTGGATTAATAGTGAACCACATACCCATAAAATTGGCCATGCACAGGAGGCATCTATTATAAAGTGGAAGTGGTACATCCAAAATAGGCAGACTAAAAGTGGTCCCAATGGGGTCTCGCAATTACATGAACAAATTGCTCAGATTCCcgtaggtgagggggaggaagtATTAGTGTCTGGGGGTGGTAGTGGTAGTGCCACCCATCGTGTTGCTAAATGGGGAGTACCTTACGACCAATTAACTATTGACCAACGTCAGTATGCCTGGTTTACTGATGCTACAGCCAAGTATACTGATGGTAAGCGGGCATGGAAAAGTGTGGCCTACAATCCTCATA CAACAGATATTGCAGAGCATGGGAGTAGTCAATATGCTGAATTATATGCAGTCTATCTGGTACTTAAACAAAATGCGCCAGAGGCATACATATATACTGATTCATGGGCTGTGGCAAATGGATTAACAACCTGGTTACCTACATGGAAACAGAATGATTGGTATATTCATACTAAACTGGTTTGGGGATCACAGTTATGGCAAGAAATTAGTGAATTTCTGCAATCTACTTCTGTCTATGTCTATCATGTTGATGCACATGTTTCCCCTATAACCTCTGATCATATTTTTAATCAGACAGCAGATTCCTTAGCTACTATTCACACGAATGTCATCACTGGAACAGATGATTCTACTATTCATCGGGGTGAAGAAGAGACCGGTATTGCAAGCTGGGCacatcaaaaatgtggacatctCGGAGAGCAAGCCACCTATCACTGGGCGCGGCAGCGTGG ggcATACTGTTTCTCTGTTTGGGTTGCCCGTACTCCCAGCGAGTGGGTGCTGGGAGTGACCTCGCGTGTCCACTATTGGTGGAGCAACAAAAATAACTCGACCTTACAgcaagataattatacatgtcatACTGCATGTCCG gaagcgTTTCTGCTCTTTCCTCTTTGGCCCCCTCATTTGTGGTTTCTCTGA